In the Arthrobacter sp. Soc17.1.1.1 genome, CGCGCTGGTCCGCGTGCACCGCCTCGAGCTCGACGTCGACGGCGAGCGCACCGACGTCCCCGATCTCGTGGGACGCACCCGGCCGCTCCTGGTCCTGCTGAACGACGACGACCTCGCCTACGCGAAGATCCGGCTCGACCCGGCGTCGCTGCGGGCCTCGGTACGCCACGTCAGGGACTTCGAGGACTCCCTCCCCCGCACGCTCGTCCTCGCCTCGGCCTGGGACGCTGCGCGCGACGGCGAGACGCCCGCCCGCGACTACGTGGAGCTCGTGCTGCAGAACGTGGGTGCCGAGTCGGACTCCTCCGTGGTGCTCGTGCTGCTCCGGCAGCTCGCCTCGACCCTCGCGTTCTACGTCGACCCCGCGGACCGCGAGGCCATGGGCGATGCCGCGGCGGACAGCCTGCTCGAGCTCGCCCTCGCCGCCGAGACGGGGTCCGATGACCAGCTGCAGTTCACGAAGGCGTTCTCCGCGCACGCCCGCACGGCACCCCAGCTCGACACCGTCCACGCGATGCTCACCGGCGCGGACGTGCCCGAGGGCCTGGCCGTCGACCAGGACCTGCGGTGGGAGCTGCTGACCAGCCTTGTGGCCGGCGGCCGCGCGGGGGCCGCCGACGTCGAGGCCGAACTGGCCCGGGATTCGACCGCGACCGGCGAGCTCGCGGCGGCGGGTGCCCTCGCGGCCCTGCCGACGGCGGAGGGCAAGGAGGCTGCGTGGACGGCGCTCGTCGACGCCGCCGACCTGCCCAACGCCACGCAGCGCGCCATGATCGTCGGCTTCACCCGCGTGCACGACCGGGAGCTGCTCGCACCGTACGTGGAGCGGTACTTCGCGTCGCTGCGGCAGGTGTGGGAGACCCGCACGCACGAGATCGCCCAGCAGATCGTCGTCGGCCTGTACCCCTCGCTGCAGACCTCGCAGGAGACCCTGGACCGGACGGACGCCTTCCTCGCCGAGCTCGGCACCGAGGCGCCCTCGCTGCGCCGCCTGGTGCTCGAGAGCCGCGACGGCATCGTACGCGCCCTCAAGGCGCAGGCCGCCGACCGGTAGGGGAACCCGGGGAGGGCCGCTGCGGTCCTCCCCGGGTGCGCGCGTACTAGGGTCGAGGCATGAATCTGCAGGAACACTCCTACGCGGCGCGGATCCGCTGGACGGGCAACCTGGGCACCGGCACGGCGGGCTACCGCGCCTACAGCCGGGACCACGAGGTGGACGTGGAGGGCCCGGGGCGCCTCCTCGGCACCGCCGACCCCACGTTCCACGGGTCGAAGGACCGGTGGAATCCCGAGCAGCTGCTCCTGACCGCCGTCGCGCAGTGCCACATGCTGTCCTACCTGCACGTCGCCGTGAAGGCGGGCGTGGTGGTCACCGGGTACAGCGACGAGGCGACCGGGACGCTGCATCTCAACCCGGACGGCAGCGGCGAGTTCACCGGCATCGTGCTGCGCCCCCGCGTCGAACTGCAGGACCCGGGGCAGTCGGACCTCGCGGACTCCCTGCACGCCGAGGCGAACCGGCTGTGCTTCATCGCCCGGTCGCTGGCCTTCCCCGTCCACCACGAACCCACGTCGGGGGCACCGCTGTAGCCTGTTAAGGCATCCCCGCGCCACTGTGCCCTCGTGGCGGACGTCCCGGATGCCTGCCTGAAAGTGACCCCTCATGACATTCCTCACCCCCCTCGGCTTCGGCGGCCAGGTGATCATGGCACTGATCATCCTGGTCGGCGCCCTCCTGCTGTGGCTCGTGGTCCGCTACCTGATCGCACGGTCCGTCGCACGCGTCCAGAACGGCTACAGCGTGTTCAAGAAGCCCCACTTCAAGTGGGCCCAGCCCGCGCTCCGCCCGTTCGACAGTGCCCGGCGGGTGCAGCGCGCCGAGACCATCGGCGGCCTGCTCTCGAGCGTCGCCGCCGTGACGATCGCCGTCATCGCGATCCTCATGGCCATCGAGACCCTCGGCTTCAACATCGGGCCGATCCTCGCGAGCGTCGGGATCGTCGGTATCGCCATCGGCTTC is a window encoding:
- a CDS encoding OsmC family protein, which codes for MNLQEHSYAARIRWTGNLGTGTAGYRAYSRDHEVDVEGPGRLLGTADPTFHGSKDRWNPEQLLLTAVAQCHMLSYLHVAVKAGVVVTGYSDEATGTLHLNPDGSGEFTGIVLRPRVELQDPGQSDLADSLHAEANRLCFIARSLAFPVHHEPTSGAPL
- a CDS encoding mechanosensitive ion channel family protein, which produces MTFLTPLGFGGQVIMALIILVGALLLWLVVRYLIARSVARVQNGYSVFKKPHFKWAQPALRPFDSARRVQRAETIGGLLSSVAAVTIAVIAILMAIETLGFNIGPILASVGIVGIAIGFGAREVIRDAFLGFFITIEDQYGIGDTIEVGDTVGVVQSLGLRITRMVDEHGAIWYVRNGDITKVGNRSQGDYVAPPAVPAATAEDRA